Part of the Candidatus Goldiibacteriota bacterium HGW-Goldbacteria-1 genome is shown below.
CTATAATAATACAATTCAGGAGGATAAAAGTGAAAAGTGCGGAAGAACAGCTTAAGATAATAAAGCGCGGTATAGTTGATATCGTGACAGAAGAGGACCTTTTAAAGAAACTGCAGAAATCCGTTAAGACAGGCAAACCGTTAAATATTAAATATGGAATTGACCCCACGGCTACCGATATTCACGTTGGCCATACTGTGGGCTTAAATAAATTAAGGCAGTTTCAGGATTTGGGTCACACAGCCATTCTTATTATCGGCGATTACACGGCAATGATTGGCGACCCTTCCGGCAGAATGGCGGAACGGCCGCAGCTTGACCGTGAGACTATTATGAAAAATGTGGCCACATATAAGGAACAGGCGTTTAGGATTCTTGATAAAGATAAAGTGAAAGTTGTTTTTAACGGCGACTGGTTCGGTAAAATGAATTTTATGGATGTCATAACAATGGTGTCCAAGTTTACCGTTGCCCAGATGATGGAACACGACTATTTTGACAAGCGGTTTAAAGAAGGCGTGCCGCTTTCCATACACGAACTTTTTTACCCTATAATGCAGGGGTATGATTCCGTAATGGTGGAAGCGGATATAGAACTTGGCGGAACAGACCAGCGCTTTAACGTAATTGCCGGCAGATACCTTCAGAAAGAAAGCGGCAAAGAGCCGCAGGTAGGGCTGTTTAACCCCATACTTCTTGGCCTTGACGGAAAGAATAAAATGAGTAAGTCGCTGGGAAACTATATAGGTTTAAATTTTACCCCCGAAGACATGTTCGGCAAGGTGATGTCAATTCCGGACAGTTTAATAATTCAGTATTTTGAACTGCTGACGGATGAATCATTTGAAATTATTGAAGCGATGAAAGAAGCAATGGCAAAAGGCGAAAATCCGAGAGATTTTAAGGTTAAACTTGGCGAAGCAATTGTAAGAAAGTATCACAATGAAGAGGCGGCAGCCAAAGCAAGGCTTGCTTTTGACAGCATGTTCAGCAAAAAAGAGATTCCGTATGAAGATAATGTAATGGATTGGAATGATGTTTTTGAAAATGAAGCGGAAGTTTCCTGCGTGACGTTCATGAAAAAAACAGCAAAGAAATTACTGTCAATTGAACTGTCAGGGGCGGACGCCAAAGGGATGCTGCCCGGGCTGTTAATTGATGAAAAAAAATATGACAAACCCATGATATTAAAAAGTGATTTCACCGCAAAGCAGCTTAAATTCAAGTTCGGCAAAGCAAAACCGGTTTACGGTGTCATTTATATTAAATAACCGGAGCTGTAAATGAGAAAAAAATTAAAATACTGCCCGTATTGTTCCGCAAGGTTTGAAGATAAAAAAGAACACGGGTTTAAACGGCATTACTGCCCAAAGTGCGGCGATTTTTTTTATGATAATCCGCTTGTTGGCACCGCGGTCGTTGTAGTACAGGGCGGTCAATTATTGCTTGTTAAAAGAAATATTCATCCCGGCCGCGGAATGTGGGCGCTTCCGGGCGGTTTCGCGGAACAGGGCGAAACCGTGCAGGCAGCCGCAAAAAGGGAGCTGTTTGAAGAAACGGGTTTAAAAGCAAAAAAAGCTGAAATAGTAAGCGTGCTGACAGAAAACTCTTTTATGTACGGAACTGTAATAGTACCTGTCATAAAAGTTGAAGGTTATACCGGAAAATTAAAACCCGGCAAAGACGAACTTGAAGCAAAGTTTTTTAACATCAATAAACTGCCTCTTCTGGCATTTACCAGTCACAGGAAGGCGGTTAAAAAGATTAGAAGGTCGGAAGGTTAGAGGGTTGGAAGGTCAGAAGGTTTAACCGACCATCTGACCTTCTGATCTTCTGACCATCGGTTTTTAATAATTTATGAGGTGTTTCTTTGCGAATAATAGCGGATTTTCATGTTCACTCTAAATATTCCCGCGCTACAAGCGCGTCCATGAACCCGGTGGAAATATGCGGGTGGGCGGATAAAAAAGGCATTTCTGTTATAGGTACCGGTGATTTTCAGCATCCGGCTTATCTTGGTGAGCTAAAAAACAAGCTTGAAGAAGCTGAACCGGGTTTGTACAAAGTTAAAAAAAGCAAATTCAAGTCAAGAATGGTGCTTTCAACAGAGATATCCCACATTTATAAGCAGGGTGATAAAGTCCGCAAGGTGCACATGCTTGTGATAATGCCGGATATGTTATCTGCCGAGAAGTTTTCTAAAAAGCTTGCCACTCTTGGCAATACCGGGTCAGACGGCAGGCCCATACTTGGGTTTCCCGCAAAAGACCTTGTAAAGCTTACCCTTGATATCGCGCCTGACGCCATGGTTATACCGGCGCATGTATGGACGCCGTGGTTCTCTGTTTTTGGCAGCAAGTCCGGCTTTGACAGTATAGAAGAGTGTTTTGAAGATCAGGCAAAACACATACACGCCATAGAAACCGGGCTGTCATCAGATGCTGCCATGAACCACAGAATATCCGCGCTTGATAATATCACGCTTATATCCAATTCAGACGCGCATTCGCCCCGCAAGATAGGCAGGGAAGCAAATGTTTTTGAATGCAGCCTTGAATATAAAACCATTAAAAATGCCATATATAAGAAAGACAAAAAGAAATTCCTTTATACAATAGAGTTTTTCCCGGAAGAGGGAAAATACCATAACGACGGACACCGGCTGTGCGGTATAAATTACCACCCCAAAGAGTCAATAAAAAACAAAAACATATGCCCTGTATGTAATAAAACGCTGGTTCTTGGCGTGCTGCACCGTGTGGAAGAACTTGCGGACAGGCCGTGGGATTATATATCAAAAGACGCCATACCGCAGAAGCATGTAATACCGCTGGAAGAGATAATTGCGGATGTAAAGGAAGTATCCCCGTCAAGCAAGAAGGTTCAGGAAGCATATGAAAAGATGCTTGTAAAAGGCGGCACCGAATTTGAAATACTTCTGGACAGGACGCCGGAACAGTTAATAAATATCTGCGATGAAAAAACCGCGGAAGCAATAATGCTTGTAAGACAGGAAAAAGTAAATCTGGTTCCGGGTTTTGACGGGGAATTCGGTAAAATATCAATATTCAAAAGACCGGACACCGCAAATACGAAAAAGAAAAAACCGCAGTTGGATCTTTTTTAAGTAACAAGTTTCAAGTTACAGCTTACAGGTGACAAGTAACAGGTGACAAGTAACAAGTAACAAGTAACAAGTGACAGGTGACAGGTGACAGGTGACAGGTGACAGGTGACAAGTAACAGGTGACAGGTGACAGGTGACAAGTAACAGGTGACAGGTGACAAGTAACAGGTGACAGGTGACAGGTGACAACTTGTCAGCTGAAACTTGTAACCTGAAACTTGTAACCTGAAACGTGTAACCTGTAACCTGTAACCTGTAACTTGTAACCTGTAACCTGTAACCTGTAACCTGTAACCTGTAACCTGTAACCTGACTCGTGGAGGAGCTATTATGAAACGTAATGTGCGCGGGATTTTAATGCTTATGGCGGTTATTTTTACAGGATACAACCTTATCCTGAATGTATATATTAAGGACGCGCTTAAGGTAATTGACAGGTCTTCGGGATATGCTTTCTGCGTAAGTGTCATACCTGACAGAATAACGTTTTTTGACGTGAAAATAAGAGATAACGCAAGGATAAAAAGGCTTACCCTGGATGTGCGTGTCCGTAACATCATAAAGAAGGACATTTTTAAGGCGCTGGACGGGGCGATATTAAACGGCCTTACGGTAATATATTCGGCTGATGATGTCTATGAAAAAGAAAAGGCAAAAACGGCTCCGTTTATAATGCCTTATTTTAATTACCTTTCAGTTAAGAACTCCGAAATTGTTTATCTGGATACGGCCTCTTTTACGGAAGTGAAGGTTTCCGGTATTTCGGGCAAAAGCAGGTTTATAAACACCGGAGCACAAAGCGGGCAGAAACTTATTTTTCAGGGTAACGGCAATTTTCAGGGGGATACATCGCAGAAAATAAATATAAGGTTTGATTTCTTTCCTAATTACCGCAACAGGCTTTCGGTATCTGTATTTGGAAAGGGGATAAGCGCGGAAGAACTGGCGCCGCTGTTTGCCCGCAGCAATGCGGTTATTCAAGGCGGTAAAATAGATTTTATTGTGCAGTTTAAGAATGAACTGCGGCAGGTGAGTTTTAATAACATCATGCGTTTTAAAAATGTTAAAATAAAAGAGAAAACAGACCTTGATATTAAATCGCTGTTTGGTGTCTCTTATTCGCAGATGACGGATTTTTTAAAGGACGCCAGCGGGGTGTTTGACGTTAATTTCACTTTTAACACGCCGGAAGCACAACCGGATGAGTTTTTTAAAATTTATAAGTCAAAGTTTGCCGAAGCGCTTGCCGGCAGGGTGGCGAT
Proteins encoded:
- a CDS encoding tyrosine--tRNA ligase; the protein is MKSAEEQLKIIKRGIVDIVTEEDLLKKLQKSVKTGKPLNIKYGIDPTATDIHVGHTVGLNKLRQFQDLGHTAILIIGDYTAMIGDPSGRMAERPQLDRETIMKNVATYKEQAFRILDKDKVKVVFNGDWFGKMNFMDVITMVSKFTVAQMMEHDYFDKRFKEGVPLSIHELFYPIMQGYDSVMVEADIELGGTDQRFNVIAGRYLQKESGKEPQVGLFNPILLGLDGKNKMSKSLGNYIGLNFTPEDMFGKVMSIPDSLIIQYFELLTDESFEIIEAMKEAMAKGENPRDFKVKLGEAIVRKYHNEEAAAKARLAFDSMFSKKEIPYEDNVMDWNDVFENEAEVSCVTFMKKTAKKLLSIELSGADAKGMLPGLLIDEKKYDKPMILKSDFTAKQLKFKFGKAKPVYGVIYIK
- a CDS encoding NUDIX hydrolase, with protein sequence MRKKLKYCPYCSARFEDKKEHGFKRHYCPKCGDFFYDNPLVGTAVVVVQGGQLLLVKRNIHPGRGMWALPGGFAEQGETVQAAAKRELFEETGLKAKKAEIVSVLTENSFMYGTVIVPVIKVEGYTGKLKPGKDELEAKFFNINKLPLLAFTSHRKAVKKIRRSEG
- a CDS encoding DNA helicase UvrD; its protein translation is MRIIADFHVHSKYSRATSASMNPVEICGWADKKGISVIGTGDFQHPAYLGELKNKLEEAEPGLYKVKKSKFKSRMVLSTEISHIYKQGDKVRKVHMLVIMPDMLSAEKFSKKLATLGNTGSDGRPILGFPAKDLVKLTLDIAPDAMVIPAHVWTPWFSVFGSKSGFDSIEECFEDQAKHIHAIETGLSSDAAMNHRISALDNITLISNSDAHSPRKIGREANVFECSLEYKTIKNAIYKKDKKKFLYTIEFFPEEGKYHNDGHRLCGINYHPKESIKNKNICPVCNKTLVLGVLHRVEELADRPWDYISKDAIPQKHVIPLEEIIADVKEVSPSSKKVQEAYEKMLVKGGTEFEILLDRTPEQLINICDEKTAEAIMLVRQEKVNLVPGFDGEFGKISIFKRPDTANTKKKKPQLDLF